TCGAACCCGGAGTGTCGCCCGAGCAACTCGGGGTGGAAGACCACGAGCGCGTCCGCCAGCGCCTCTCGGTCGACGCCGACCGTCTCGGCCGCGTGGTCGATCCTCGCCTCGTCGATGGCAACTTCGTTCGCCGTCGTATCCTCGGAAGTCATCGTTCGCTTCCGCCTTCGTCGCCGTCCCCTTTCGTTCTGACGGCCCTCGGCGACGCGAACCGACCGCTCAGGCGACGCGGACGCTGACGGCGACGCCCTCACCGAGCGGGAGGAGTCCCGTCTCGAAGTCCGGGTCGTCCCGAACTCGCTCGAGATACGTCGCGACGCCGCGGCTCATCTCGTTCGCCGCCACGTCCTCGCCGTCGAGCAGCGCCCGCACGTCGTCGAAATCCAGCGGGCCGGCCTCGATCGCGTTGTCCGCGGCGACGACGCCGCCGACGGGCACCTTCTCGCGGACCGCCTCGAACGCCTCGGCGTAGCGGTCCTTCTCGTTGTCGACGAGTACCACGTCGAAGGGACCGTCGTAGTCGTCGACGATCTCGATGGCGTCGCCGTGTTCGAACGCCGCCCGGTCGGCGTAGCCGCCCCGCGAGAGGAACTCGCGGGCCTCGTCGAGTTCGTCGGCGTCGATCTCTGTCAGCACGATCTCGCCGTCCTCGGGGAGCGCCGGGGCCATCCAGTACGCCGAGTAGCCGAAGCCGGAGCCGAACTCGAAGACGCGTTCGGCGTCGGTCAGGCGGGCGAACAGGCGGAGCCACCCGCCGACGGCGGGACCGACCGTCGGGAACCCCTCCCGGTCGGCCTTCGCGTCCATCTCGTCGATGACCTCGTCGGGGTCGGGCGAGAGCGTCCGGGCGAACTGTTCGGTGACGTCGGGCAGCGGGTCTTCGCTCATATTTCGAGCGGTCGAGGGGTACGGACAAAAAGGCACCCGCGTCGGTCACCGGTTCCGACTGACGGGGAACTTCACCCTGTCGGGGTGTTCGTTGAACGCGGCGAGGACGCGCCGGTACAGTTCGTTCCGCACCCGCTGTCCCCGTCGCGGGTGGACGAGATAGCGCAGACGAAAGGCGACCCACGACTCCTCCTGGACGACGTTGACCGTCGGCCGGTCCTGCACTTCCAGTTCCACCGGCGTCTCCGCGAGGCGCTCGCGGTAGCGCTCGATGCGGGCGGCCATCTCGTCGCCGAGGTAGTCGTCGGCGACGGTCCGCATCGTCTCCGTGGCGAACTCGAAATCCGTCTC
The DNA window shown above is from Haloarcula limicola and carries:
- a CDS encoding O-methyltransferase, which encodes MSEDPLPDVTEQFARTLSPDPDEVIDEMDAKADREGFPTVGPAVGGWLRLFARLTDAERVFEFGSGFGYSAYWMAPALPEDGEIVLTEIDADELDEAREFLSRGGYADRAAFEHGDAIEIVDDYDGPFDVVLVDNEKDRYAEAFEAVREKVPVGGVVAADNAIEAGPLDFDDVRALLDGEDVAANEMSRGVATYLERVRDDPDFETGLLPLGEGVAVSVRVA